A genome region from Schaalia sp. 19OD2882 includes the following:
- a CDS encoding phosphotransferase, translating into MTRTKTPLELAALATVAVPGLQVAAVRPVAHSDELVSITGIVDSSGNRWTITCPHDTVGGLDMEAQQTVLARLAKATDHRRIPFDVPRPAGATTTPEGDRVLVHKDLGGRAMVEEDFEDSQMLPASLAKALASLHNLPPLIYTGADLPSYDAPECRMRHLSVLDEAARATVIPANLWNRWEAALEDVTLWRFAAVPVHGDLQSTAVVVERGSVVALTGFHGAHVGDPAVDVSWVLAQAGDDFLARFQEAYSMERHGPDLHLFTRAQLISELALVRWLVHGIHAQDRQIVRDARTMIQELSQDVGDDLIVPRRPNPHDVSALTEEDLRGPIDLHEGDVPTVLNRRVEAPRGGAGRGGGRSVPSAPEGVGAATVAGPTARERAGLPPRVRVRSRPVRAEGSHGEQALHQAPPQAPGGAPRGGGPEVAPQDAIPTERLDLSEVPHSD; encoded by the coding sequence ATGACACGCACGAAGACTCCCCTGGAACTCGCCGCACTGGCCACGGTTGCCGTGCCCGGACTGCAGGTGGCCGCCGTGCGCCCTGTCGCCCACAGCGACGAGCTGGTCTCGATCACGGGAATCGTCGACTCCTCCGGCAACAGGTGGACGATCACCTGCCCGCACGACACCGTCGGCGGATTGGACATGGAGGCCCAGCAGACGGTCCTGGCCCGCCTGGCCAAGGCCACGGACCACCGGCGCATTCCCTTCGACGTGCCCAGGCCGGCCGGGGCCACGACGACCCCCGAGGGCGACCGTGTCCTGGTCCACAAGGATCTGGGCGGGCGCGCCATGGTCGAGGAGGACTTCGAGGACTCCCAGATGCTGCCCGCATCCTTGGCCAAGGCCCTGGCCTCACTGCACAACCTTCCTCCATTGATCTACACGGGCGCCGACCTGCCCTCCTACGACGCGCCGGAGTGCCGCATGCGGCACCTGTCGGTGCTGGACGAGGCGGCCCGGGCCACGGTGATTCCCGCGAACCTGTGGAACCGGTGGGAGGCCGCCCTGGAGGATGTGACCCTGTGGCGCTTCGCGGCCGTACCGGTGCACGGTGACCTGCAGTCGACTGCGGTCGTGGTCGAGCGGGGAAGTGTCGTGGCGCTGACCGGTTTCCACGGAGCCCACGTGGGCGACCCCGCGGTGGACGTCTCCTGGGTCCTTGCGCAGGCCGGCGACGATTTCCTGGCCCGGTTCCAGGAGGCCTACTCGATGGAGCGCCACGGGCCGGACCTGCACCTGTTCACCCGCGCCCAGCTGATCTCGGAGCTGGCCCTGGTCCGGTGGCTGGTGCACGGGATACACGCGCAGGACCGTCAGATCGTGCGTGATGCCCGCACGATGATCCAGGAGCTCTCGCAGGACGTGGGCGATGACCTCATCGTCCCGCGCCGCCCGAACCCGCATGACGTGTCGGCTCTGACCGAGGAGGACCTGCGTGGTCCGATCGACCTGCATGAAGGGGACGTGCCCACTGTTCTGAACCGACGCGTGGAGGCGCCTCGTGGAGGTGCAGGCCGTGGTGGCGGGCGCTCGGTGCCGTCGGCTCCCGAGGGCGTCGGAGCGGCGACGGTGGCGGGACCCACGGCTCGTGAGCGGGCGGGGCTGCCGCCTCGGGTTCGGGTACGGAGTCGACCTGTGCGCGCCGAGGGCTCCCATGGGGAGCAGGCGCTGCACCAGGCCCCGCCGCAGGCGCCGGGCGGCGCCCCGCGTGGGGGTGGGCCCGAGGTCGCCCCTCAGGATGCGATCCCCACCGAGCGCCTCGACCTGTCCGAAGTGCCGCACTCGGACTGA
- a CDS encoding type II secretion system F family protein → MMDAIALGLVLGVGLLLMAWAVLGVRAPTIAAPGWWKAWEEQVQRSEIRGLTLTRLLMLSAAAALVVALAVLAWTGVWMVALVVALVVAPMGQLVVASRAAARTKVLRRAWPDVVDLLVSGVRAGAGLPDLLCDLATEGPEALRPQFALFAAEYRASGRFAPALDALKAACADPVADRIVEALRLAREVGGSDLSGLLRDLGILLREDARTRGELEARQSWTVNAARLAVVAPWIVLVLVSTQPGAARVWNSPGGIGVLVTGALLCVLAYVLMQALGRLTSETRTLR, encoded by the coding sequence ATGATGGATGCGATTGCACTGGGGTTGGTCCTCGGAGTCGGACTGCTCCTCATGGCCTGGGCAGTCCTCGGCGTGCGAGCTCCGACCATTGCCGCGCCCGGATGGTGGAAGGCGTGGGAGGAACAGGTCCAACGCTCGGAGATCCGCGGCCTGACGCTCACCCGCCTTCTCATGCTCTCCGCGGCTGCTGCTCTTGTCGTGGCCCTGGCCGTCCTGGCGTGGACGGGGGTGTGGATGGTGGCGCTCGTCGTCGCCCTCGTCGTGGCGCCCATGGGGCAACTGGTCGTCGCATCCCGGGCGGCCGCGCGCACGAAGGTGCTGCGCCGCGCCTGGCCCGACGTCGTCGACCTGCTCGTGTCCGGGGTGCGCGCAGGTGCCGGTCTGCCGGACCTCCTGTGCGACCTGGCCACCGAGGGCCCCGAGGCCCTGCGCCCCCAGTTCGCCCTCTTCGCAGCCGAGTACCGCGCCAGCGGACGATTCGCCCCCGCCCTGGACGCCCTCAAGGCGGCATGCGCCGATCCTGTGGCCGACCGCATCGTCGAAGCCCTGCGCCTGGCACGCGAAGTGGGTGGGTCGGACCTGTCCGGACTGCTGCGCGACCTGGGCATCCTCCTGCGTGAGGACGCCAGGACGCGCGGCGAACTCGAAGCCCGCCAGTCGTGGACCGTGAACGCCGCCAGACTTGCAGTCGTCGCACCGTGGATCGTCCTGGTCCTGGTGTCCACCCAACCCGGCGCCGCCCGCGTGTGGAACTCCCCCGGAGGGATCGGCGTCCTGGTCACCGGCGCCCTCCTGTGCGTACTCGCCTATGTGCTCATGCAGGCCCTGGGCAGACTCACCTCCGAGACGAGGACATTGCGATGA
- a CDS encoding CpaF family protein, with amino-acid sequence MLEASADPILARVRAELARTGTDPFASAERARSVVESVLDEVAAPMSQGERDDTIRSLLSEVTGLGPLQPFMDDPSVEEIWINSPSRVFVARDGNPELTTVILTDHQIRDLVERMLHHSGRRLDLSSPFVDATLRSGERLHVVIPPVAGVHWSVNIRKHVRAARSLAQLEAIGMVAPPVARFLAAAVHVGLSVVVSGATQAGKTTVLRALAGEIPRTRRVISCEEVFELGLSNRDCVALQTRPGNLEGRGEVTLRDLVRESLRMRPETIIVGEVRGPEALDLLLALNAGIPGMATVHANSAREALSKLTGLPLLAGGNVTTAFVVPTLAASVDLVCHVHRDWRGRRRLTEVLSLAGRSEGERIEAGVLWTVDEGGAHRGSGGLEMYERFAASGHDLTALLGGR; translated from the coding sequence ATGCTGGAGGCGAGCGCCGACCCCATCCTGGCGCGTGTCAGGGCCGAACTTGCCCGCACGGGCACCGATCCCTTCGCCTCGGCGGAGCGTGCGCGCAGCGTCGTCGAATCCGTGCTCGACGAGGTTGCCGCCCCCATGAGCCAGGGTGAACGCGACGACACCATTCGCTCCCTGCTCTCCGAGGTCACGGGACTCGGACCCCTGCAACCCTTCATGGACGACCCGTCGGTGGAGGAGATCTGGATCAACTCCCCCTCCCGTGTCTTCGTCGCCAGGGACGGCAACCCGGAACTCACCACCGTGATCCTCACCGACCATCAGATCCGTGACCTCGTCGAAAGGATGCTCCACCACTCCGGACGGCGCCTGGACCTGAGCTCACCCTTCGTGGACGCGACCTTGCGCAGTGGGGAACGCCTCCACGTGGTCATCCCGCCGGTGGCAGGTGTGCACTGGTCGGTCAACATCCGCAAACACGTGCGCGCCGCGCGTTCCTTGGCCCAACTCGAAGCCATCGGCATGGTGGCGCCGCCCGTGGCGCGCTTCCTGGCGGCCGCCGTCCACGTGGGCCTGTCCGTGGTCGTCTCGGGGGCCACCCAGGCCGGCAAGACCACCGTCCTTCGAGCCCTTGCCGGAGAGATCCCCCGCACGCGCCGGGTGATCTCCTGCGAGGAGGTCTTCGAACTCGGCCTGTCCAACCGCGACTGCGTGGCCCTGCAGACCCGCCCCGGAAACCTCGAAGGGCGGGGCGAGGTCACTTTGCGCGACCTCGTGCGCGAATCCCTGCGCATGCGGCCCGAGACGATCATCGTCGGCGAGGTCAGGGGCCCGGAGGCCCTGGACCTGTTGCTGGCCCTCAACGCCGGAATCCCCGGCATGGCGACCGTCCACGCGAATTCGGCCCGCGAAGCCCTGTCCAAACTCACCGGCCTGCCCCTGCTGGCCGGAGGCAATGTGACCACTGCTTTCGTCGTGCCGACCTTGGCCGCCAGCGTCGACCTCGTGTGCCATGTGCACAGGGACTGGCGAGGACGCCGGCGCCTGACCGAGGTCCTCTCCCTGGCCGGACGCAGCGAGGGGGAGCGGATCGAGGCCGGGGTCCTGTGGACCGTTGACGAGGGCGGCGCACACCGCGGTTCCGGGGGTCTGGAGATGTATGAGCGTTTCGCCGCCTCCGGACACGACCTGACGGCACTTCTCGGAGGTCGATGA